In Sphingobacterium sp. R2, the genomic stretch TAACGGTAGATTTTAGCACAGTGAATGAGTTCCGTCGCGGTGGTGATCAGCTTGATAAAGTACCCCACTTGACGCAAATCACAGAGCAATTGGAAACCAGTTCGCTTGTTGGCGGAATCACCTATGATCATTACTCTACCGATTACAAGCAGAAAATGTCGCTTTACGGCTCTGTACAGAAAACCGTTCGTGACAGCTACTATGGCGGCCTAGGGGGCGGATCAACACTCGCCGACAGCATATTAGCTGCCAATGCATACGGAAAGACAAATGATATCGCGCTGGTCGCAGGAGGACAGTATACCTACAACTTTGAAAACGATGTATTTACCGCCGGAGTGGAGTTCTCGTACAACGATACCCAAGACGACATACCGGGATACAAACGAACCATTGATCAGCAAAACAGGGGATTAGGCAGTTATGCCCAATACGAATGGAAGCCTTTAAGCAATTTTAAAACCTTGATCGGAGCGCGATACGATTATACCTATGTCGATGGCAAATACAGTCTTGCAGGTATAGACCGAAACTCAGATCAGCGCTTTGGCACCTTTAGCCCACGGTTGACCATCTTATATGATATCACCAAGGACCTTCAATTTAGAGGGGGCTATGCCCGCGGTTTCCGTGCGCCCCAGGCATTTAACGAGGATATGCATGTCACTTCCATTGGTGGAAATCAAGTATTTGTGTTGATTGGTGAAAATCTAAAAACGGAGTATTCCAATGCGTATACAGGTTCCTTTAGCTACAACAAAAATTTTGGAAATGTACAGACGAGTCTGCTTGTGGAGGGGTTTTATACGGATCTAAACAATCAATTTGTCAATGTCATGGCATCAGAAAAAGACGGATTGATCATCCAGGAGATGCAAAACGGTGAGGGTGCCCGGGTATATGGCTCTAATATTGAGATCAATATTGCACCATCATCTTGGTTTTCTATCCAAACCGGTGGGACCATTCAGCGCTCACGCTATAAAAAAGATCAACTTATCTACGAGGGAAGGGAAGCCGGACTGGATATCCTGACCAAGAAATACGTCCGTACACCCAATATTTATGGCTATATGAATAGTAATTTAAAAGCGACCAAACAATTTGCGATCGATCTGACCGGAGTCTACACCGGAAAGATGATTGTTCCTCATATCCAAAACGATATGATGACCTTGAAAGACGCACGCGACTTCGTCGAGTTAAATCTGCGGCTGGGTTATACCTTACCCATACATAAAGATTTTAGTATTGAAATTTTCGGCGGTATACAAAACATGTTCAATGCTTTTCAGAAAGACTTTGACAAGGGACCATTGAGAGACTCAGACTATATCTATGGTCCGACTCGTCCTCGGACATTTACCTTTGGCTTGCGCGTTGGCCATTTCCATTAAAAAAACAATAACTGATCTATGAAGCAATTCAGCAAAATATACATTATGTCGATGATGCTATTTTATCCGCTCTGTCACTTTGGGCAAGAGCGGATTAATTGGATCAGCTTCGAACAGCTTGATTCTTTACTTGCTGTTGAGCCAAGGGAAACACTGCTTTTCATCCATACCGATTGGTGTAGCTACTGCAGAAAAATGGAGCAAGAAATCTTTACAAAAAGAGAAATTATTGAATTAATTAACCGGCGTTACTATGCGGTGAAGTACGATGCCGAATCTACCGAAGAGATTGTTTTCGACAACAGCATATGGAAGTCACTGAGCAGAAAAAAGAAAGTAGGGAAATACCATCCATTAGCAGTACAATTACTGCGGGGAAAACAGTTTGTATTTCCGAGTATTTTAAGGCTGGACTCTAAATTTCATTTAAAAAGCATACGACAAAAATACTTGAATTCAAAAGAGTTATATGCTTTTTTAGAATAATTTAACATTTGATGTAGCGAAGTTTGTCCAGTCTGCGTTTTGAGTTTTATAATTAATACACACTTTAAGAAATTATGAAAAATATCACAAAATTTTTAATGGCGTTTTTGTGTCTTGGTATTCTTTTTACAGCTTGTAATAAAGATAATTTTGATTGGGACGCTTATTACAAACAACAAGAAGAAGCAATAAGAAAGGAAAAAGCAAGACAAGATTCTTTATATAAAGATCAAGCACCTCTATTGGAAGCTTACGCGAAACAGAAGTGGGGTAACGACGCTAAGCGTTCAGACTCTTTGCTATCAAAAGGTATTTGGTACAAAATCGAATATGCTAAAGAAACCGCTACACCTTATACATATGGTATCACTTTAACAAATAACGGTCCTGCGATTACACCTTTTGCGGCAACTTTCAATTTTCAAGGAGAGTTAATGGATGGAAGAGTTTTTGATAAAAATCCAG encodes the following:
- a CDS encoding FKBP-type peptidyl-prolyl cis-trans isomerase, encoding MKNITKFLMAFLCLGILFTACNKDNFDWDAYYKQQEEAIRKEKARQDSLYKDQAPLLEAYAKQKWGNDAKRSDSLLSKGIWYKIEYAKETATPYTYGITLTNNGPAITPFAATFNFQGELMDGRVFDKNPVGSPAVYTDIYKAINIYNVGWMRAFTPPVIKQNGIDYYPHGLLPKGLQKGDKITFIAPSYYSFDQNEYTKGSEKVTVPKNTPVVYTIELLSIGAATSN
- a CDS encoding thioredoxin family protein, producing the protein MKQFSKIYIMSMMLFYPLCHFGQERINWISFEQLDSLLAVEPRETLLFIHTDWCSYCRKMEQEIFTKREIIELINRRYYAVKYDAESTEEIVFDNSIWKSLSRKKKVGKYHPLAVQLLRGKQFVFPSILRLDSKFHLKSIRQKYLNSKELYAFLE
- a CDS encoding TonB-dependent receptor; the encoded protein is MLNQYTLFAALLAGTSTIYAQSKLEGYLFNKNHQAIPSGTLTLKNSKLATTSDTAGYFKLSAIPLQKVTLNISAVGYRSISKLISLDTIKAPLHIQLEEDNLNLDEVVVSATRYGVKRKDAPVVVNVIGPKLFNATQSVAMSETLNYQPGVRVENNCQNCGFSQVRLNGLEGPYSQILINSRAVFSALNSVYGLDQIPTSMIDRIEVVRSGGSALFGANAIAGTINIITKDPVENDWQVKSTNSLIGGRSWDNTVDFNTSTVAEDLKRGATFYGMHRNREAYDANGDGFSEMTKLRNTTFGTKIFYKPSDLDKITVDFSTVNEFRRGGDQLDKVPHLTQITEQLETSSLVGGITYDHYSTDYKQKMSLYGSVQKTVRDSYYGGLGGGSTLADSILAANAYGKTNDIALVAGGQYTYNFENDVFTAGVEFSYNDTQDDIPGYKRTIDQQNRGLGSYAQYEWKPLSNFKTLIGARYDYTYVDGKYSLAGIDRNSDQRFGTFSPRLTILYDITKDLQFRGGYARGFRAPQAFNEDMHVTSIGGNQVFVLIGENLKTEYSNAYTGSFSYNKNFGNVQTSLLVEGFYTDLNNQFVNVMASEKDGLIIQEMQNGEGARVYGSNIEINIAPSSWFSIQTGGTIQRSRYKKDQLIYEGREAGLDILTKKYVRTPNIYGYMNSNLKATKQFAIDLTGVYTGKMIVPHIQNDMMTLKDARDFVELNLRLGYTLPIHKDFSIEIFGGIQNMFNAFQKDFDKGPLRDSDYIYGPTRPRTFTFGLRVGHFH